Part of the Pseudomonas sp. Leaf58 genome is shown below.
GGCAAGATCGCCCTGATTACCGGAGGTGACAGTGGCATTGGGCGGGCGGTTGCCATTGCCTATGCCCGCGAAGGTGCCGACGTTGCCATCGCCTATCTCAATGAGCATGAAGACGCGCAAGAAACCGCGCGCTGGGTCAAGGCTGCAGGCCGACAATGCCTTTTGCTACCTGGAGACCTGGCGCAGAAGCAACATTGCTATGACATCGTTGAAAAGACCGTCAAACAGTTCGGTCGCATCGACATCCTGGTCAACAACGCCGCCTTCCAGATGTCCCACGAGACCCTGGGAGAAATCGAAGATGATGAATGGGTAAAAACCTTCGATACCAACATCACCGCTATCTTCCGTATCTGTCAGGCCGCGTTGCCGTCCATGCCGAAGGGCAGTTCAATCATCAACACGAGCTCGGTCAACTCCGACGACCCGTCGCCAAAGTTGCTGGCCTACGCCACGACCAAAGGCGCTATTGCCAACTTCACCGCTGGCTTGGCCCAGTTGCTTGGCAGCAAGGGTATTCGGGTCAACAGCGTGGCGCCCGGCCCCATCTGGACGCCCTTGATCCCGGCTACCATGCCCGACGAAGCGGTGAAAAACTTCGGTTCCAGCTACCCTATGGGGCGTCCAGGGCAGCCTGTTGAAGTCGCGCCGATCTACGTGCTGCTGGGCTCCGATGAGGCCAGCTACATCAGCGGTTCACGCTACGCCGTCACCGGCGGCAAACCCATCCTTTAACGAAACAGGCTCGCCAAAAAGCGAGCCTCACCCGCTGATTTTTCCGGATACTTTCAGGCTATGTTTACTGCATGGGATGGGCGGGCAAACGTTGCGATGAACTAATCAAGGCTGGATTGCGTCCACCGCGAAACAACAAGCGAGTCGATTTTCGAATGGCCAGCGAACCCGTATTAGCTGCACTTAGCTATCTCAAAGACAACCGGTTGATTTTGACGACTGCGGAGTCGTGTACCGCTGGCTGCATAGTGGCGTTGTTAGCGGCAGTGCCCGGTACCGGAGAGGTGCTGGAAAGTGGCTATGTCGTCTACTCCCCCAGCGCTAAGAAGCGCTTGCTCGGCGTAAGCGCCGAAACCATCGAACGCTACGGCCTTACCAGCGAGGCGGTGGCCTGGGAAATGGCCTTGGGCGCATTGAGAGACAGCGATGCCAACGTGGTGATTGCCACCACCGGTGTGGCTGGGCCTGCAGCTGAATCAGGCATACCGCCGGGCACCCTGTGTTTTGCCTGGGCGTTTGCCGGCGACACGCCAGCCGTTTTCACCCGCACCCAACGTTTTTTCGGTGAGCGGTCAGAGGTTATGCGCCAGGGGGCACTGTTCGGTCTGACCAGAATTGCCCACTATCACCAACGCTGGCTGCGCGGCGAGCGCGCTTGAGGGCGTGAAGATGGCGGAAGATGAACGGCTATCGAGGAGTCATCCAGTGCAAGAGGACATGCCGATGCAGCGGCGTGTCTGGCGTTTCGAGCGAGTGGGCTGGTACGTGCTCGTGGTTATCGTGCTGCTTGGCTTGGGCGGGCTATTTGGTGATGGCCCGTTAAGTGATGCCAAGGTGGTGAGCCAGGATGGTCGGTTAAAAGTTGAATATCAGCGCCTGAGTCGCAGTGGTACGACCGACAGCCTGTTCATCACCGTTCAAGGCCACCCTGGCCAGCCGGTGATGGTAGAGCTTGAGGGGACGCTACTGCGTCAAGCCAGTATCGAGACGATACAGCCACAACCGCAAGTTTCGCTGTCACATGGCCCGGCTCTGTTGCTGCAACTGGGCACCAGCAAAGACGGCTTAGCCACTTTGTACCTGACGCTGCGCAGTGAGCACGTGGGCACTTTGGAGGGCGCCGTCAGCGCCGGCCCGACCAGCGCAGTGCACTTTTCCACGTTCATGTACCCCTAGGAGTGCGTCATGGACTCGATCCTCCGCGCAGCCGGGATGTACGTCGCACTCGTGCTGCTGTTTCGCGTGGCCGGGCGGCGCTCGCTGGCTGACCTGACCACCTTCGATTTCGTCTTGCTGCTGATCATTGGGGAAGCCACCCAGCAGGCACTGCTGGGTGAGGATTTTTCGTTCACCAACGCCATGCTGGTGATCGCTACGCTGATCGTTCTAGATGTGGGCCTATCGCTGGCGAAACTCTCCTCCAAGCCGTTGGCCCGGCTTCTGGATGGGCACGCCACGCTGGTTGTTGAAAACGGGCGATTCCTTCACCAACGAATGCGGCGGGTACGCCTTACCGAGGACGATATTCTTGAGTCCGCGCGCGACAGCCAAGGTATCGAGCACATCGAGCAGGTGAAATTTGCCATCGTCGAGCGTAATGGCAAGATCTCGTTTATTCGCGTCGACTAAGGCGTGGAGCTGGCTCCGCAATCATCAGGGGATGAACTACGCTTTAAAGCAACACCGCAGATCGAAGAAACATTGCACAGGGCCGTTACGGCCAAATGTTGGTGGTAAGGGAATGGCCATTCTTCGGGATCGACACCCTCATCGCCATCAGCCGGGGTACGCTCCGTGAGATTCAAACAGCCCCTGCTTGCAGTTCTGTTACTCACCCAGTTTGTTGGTGGTTGTACGACACCAAATGTCCCCCATGAGCCCAGTCAGGCCCTGCCTGCCAACGCTTCAGCGCTCGGTCGTTCGATCCAAGCCCAGGTAGCCCCCCATCAAGGCCGATCAGGCTTTCGCCTGTTCCCGGAGAACGCCGAGGCTTTCGCCGCCCGCGCCGAGCTGATTCGCAATGCTCAAAGCAGCATTGACTTGCAGTACTACATCGTCCACGACGGCATCAGTACGCGGATATTATTGAGCGAGCTGCTTGACGCCGCCGATCGCAGAGTCCGCGTGCGGATTTTACTCGATGACACCACTAGCGATGACCTGGAGCGAACTATCGCGACCCTGGCCGCGCATCCGCATATACAGATCCGTGTGTTCAATCCGCTTCACTTGGGCCGCAGCACTGTCGTGACACGAACGATGGGCCGGCTATTCAACCTGTCGCAGCAACACCGGCGTATGCACAACAAATTATGGGTAGTGGACAATTCTGTGGCCATTGTCGGAGGGCGCAATTTGGGGGATGAGTACTTCGACGCCGAGCCCAGCAGGAATTTCACTGACATCGACATGCTCGGTGTCGGCCCGGTGGCACAGCAATTGGACCAGAGTTTCGACCAGTACTGGAACAATGCCCTGAGCAAGCCTATCGAGCAGTTTATTTCGATCAAGCCGACGACTGAAGACCTGAGAAATCTTCGGGCTCGGCTGAACACCTCCTTGGAGGAAACGCGCACCCAGAATCACGCGCTCTATCAACAATTGATGAGCTACACCACCCACCCCCGCCTGAACGACTGGCGCCGGGAGTTGATTTGGGCCTGGAATAAAGCGATGTGGGATGCTCCGAGCAAGGTCTTGTCGAATGGCGAGCCCGCCCCATACTTATTGTTGACCACCCAGTTGGCACCCGAGCTTAACGGGGTCACCAAGGAACTGATCCTGGTGTCGGCCTACATGGTGCCTGGCAAACCGGGGGTGGTGTACTTGACCCGACGGGCCGACGCCGGCGTGTCGATCAGCTTGCTGACCAACTCACTGGAAGCCACCGATGTACCTGCCGCACACGGTGCGTACGCGCCTTATCGAAAAACCTTACTGGAGCATGGTGTGCAGTTGTTCGAGTTACGCCGCCAATCCGGTGCCAATGGCGACAGCGACAGTGGGTCGCGCATGTTTCACACTGGATCCTCCAATAGTTCCGACTCCAGCCTGCATAGCAAGGCGATGATTTTCGACCAGCAGAAGGCGTTTATTGGTTCGTTCAATTTCGACTCGCGCTCGTTATTGTGGAACACCGAAGTCGGGGTATTAGTCGATGACCCCGAGCTCGCCGGGCGGGTGCGCGAGCTGGCTCTGGAGGGGATGGCACCGGCTCTCAGCTATCACACTCGGCTGGAAAACAAGCAGCTGATATGGGACACCGAAGATAACGGCAAACAACATACGTTGACCGAGGAACCGGGGAGTTGGTGGCGGCACTTCAATTCGTGGCTCAGCAGCACGATTGGGCTGGAAAAGATGTTATAGCGGGGCAGGATAAATCATGCAGATATGGACGAGGGGCCGCGACCGGCTTATCAGCCAATCGATGATGGCGCTGGGTTTTTGCGTTATCGCAATCATCGTAGACACACGGGCATTAGCCGCACCTCAAGCCACGCAAGAAATAACGCGCTTGCTGGACTTTGTAGAGCACAGTGGCTGCAAGTTTTTTCGCAACGGCACCGAATACTCAGGCCCCCGAGCTCGAGCGCATCTGGAGGAGAAGCTGCATTATCTCGAAAGCAAGAACCTGGTGAAAAGCGCGGAGGACTTCATCGACCTCGCTGCCACCAAAAGCAGTGTGAGTGGCCGTATCTACGAGGTTCGATGCTCAGAAGGTGCAGAACCCGCAAGCACTTGGTTGCAAAGAGAACTACAGAGGCAACGGCAACTTCAATAGTCTTTTCGTAAGCCAGTAGATCGCTGGGCCGACAACCGCCCATCGCTAGCAAGAAACGGCACGACTCACTAGTGGATGAAGACGTCTAGCCGCGGACTCGTCGTAGCGTGCATAGCCAGCTTGGCTTAGCAACCTCACCCGCTCACGATGACAACATCCCACCCGCTTCACAGGCGAAATTCGCAATGGTGTTCCAACGGGTCGTTTTTCTATGCCCCAGAAACGCAAAAAGCCCTGAATAATCAGGGCTTTGAATGTGGCGGAAGCGTAGAGATTCGAACTCTAGGATAGTTGCCCATCGACGGTTTTCAAGACCGTTGCCTTAAACCACTCGGCCACGCTTCCAGCTCGTTTTGCGGGCGCCATCATACCGCAATGAAACACGCTGTCAAACTCTCTGTGTCGCGGGTTGCGGGAGCTCTGATAGACTCCTAGCATCTGAACGTTTGAAAACCACCGGTTTACCAAGGAGTGTCGCCATGCGCGAACAGGATTACGCCGTACACCACGGCCAGCAGGTCGAGCAGCAGGAGATCAGCAAGGTCCTGCGCAACACGTACAGCCTGCTGGCACTCACCCTCGCCTTCAGCGGTGTCATGGCCTTTGTGGCCCAGCAGATGCGCGTCGGCTACCCGAACGTGTTCGTCGTGCTGATCGGCTTCTACGGGCTGTTCTTCCTTACCAACAAACTGCGTGATTCGGCTTGGGGCCTGGTTTCCACCTTCGCCCTCACCGGCTTCATGGGCTTCATCCTCGGCCCTATCCTCAATCGTTACTTGGGCATGGCCGGTGGCGCTGAGGTGGTTAGCTCGGCGTTTGCCATGACTGCACTGGTGTTCGGTGGTCTGTCGGCCTATGTGCTGATTACCCGCAAGGACATGAGCTTCCTCAGCGGTTTCATTACCGCGGGCTTCTTTGTTCTGCTGGGTGCCGTAGTGGCCAGCCTGTTCTTCCAGATCAGCGGCCTGCAACTGGCAATCAGCGCTGGCTTCGTGTTGTTCTCGTCGGTGTGCATTCTGTTCCAGACCAGCGCGATCATTCATGGCGGCGAGCGTAACTACATCATGGCGACCATCAGCCTGTATGTATCGATCTACAACTTGTTTGTCAGCCTGCTGCAGCTGTTTGGCATCATGGGTCGTGATGACTGATTGATTGCTGCATGAGAAAGCCCGCTTCGGCGGGCTTTTTTGTGCCTGCACGGTTCAGCCCAAACACAAAGCCCAAGCCAGGCACCTGGTAGCCCTGCCCCAACCCACCCGTCAAGCACACTCTAAAGCTGACCAACAAGTCAGCTTACTGCTCAAGTAGCCGTCGATCATGCCGCCATCGTGCTTTTCTCTACCGCAATCCCTTACCACCCCGTAGAATGCGCTCCTTTTTCTTCCGGGGCAGCTTTCAGCAATGAGCTCACACGAACACAGCCCAGGCGCAGCGGCGCCTGCAAATGAACTGGTGCTTGGCCTTGAGGACAAGCCACGGCTGTTGATTGGCCTGCTGGCAGCCCTGCAACACCTGCTGGCGATCATCGTACCGATCGTTACCCCTGGCCTGCTGATCTGCCAGGCGCTGGGCGTTTCGGCGCGTGATACCAACCTGATCGTGTCCATGTCGCTGGTCATCTCAGGCATTGCCACCTTCGTCCAGTGCAAGCGCTTCGGGCCGTTCGGCGCGGGGCTGCTGATCGTTCAAGGCACCAGCTTCAACTTCGTCGGCCCGCTGATTGCCGGTGGTGCGCTGATGGTCAAGCAAGGCACACCGGTAGAAGGTGTGATGGCGGCCATCTTTGGGGTGGTAATCGCCGGTTCGTTCGTCGAAATGGGCGTGTCGCGCATCCTGCCCTTCGTCAAACGCCTGATTACACCGCTGGTGACCGGCATCGTCGTATTGATGATCGGCCTGACCCTGATCAAGGTCGGCCTGATCAGCATGGGTGGCGGCTTCGGCGCCATGGCCAATGGCACCTTTGCCAACGGCGAAAACCTGTTGCTGTCGGGCGTGGTGCTGGCGATCATTGTCATCCTCAACCGTATCCCAGTGGTGTGGATGCGCAGCTGCGCCATCGTTATTGCCTTGGCGGTCGGCTACGCACTGGCTGGCTACATGGGCCGCCTGGACTTCACCGGCATGCATGAGGCTGCGCTGTTTCAGGTGCCAACCCCGCTGCACTTTGGCCTGAGCTTCTCCTGGGCACTGTTCATTCCCATGCTGGTGATCTACCTGGTGACTTCGCTGGAAGCCATTGGTGACGTTACCGCCACCAGTAAAGTGTCGCGCCAGCCGGTCGAAGGGCCGCTATGGATGCAACGCATCAAGGGCGGCGTGCTGGTCAACGGGGCCAACTCGCTGCTGGCGGGTTTGTTCAACACCTTCCCGAGTTCGATCTTTGCCCAGAACAACGGCGTTATTCAGCTGACCGGTATTGCCAGCCGCCATATCGGTATGTGGATTGCCGTGATGCTGGTGCTGCTGGGGCTGTTTCCGAGCGTTGCCGGGGTGATCCAGGCGGTACCGGAGCCGGTGCTGGGTGGCGCAGCCATGGTCATGTTCGGGGCGGTTGCGGCTTCGGGGATCAATATTCTAGCCAGCACCCGCCTAGATCGTCGTGCCCTGCTGATTATTTCGGTGTCGCTGGCGCTGGGCCTGGGTGTGGCGCAGGTCCCGGAATTCCTGGCGCATATGCCGGCAGCAATTCGCAATGTGCTGGAGTCGGGTGTGGCTACTGGGGGTATCTGCGCGTTGGTGCTGAACTGGTTCTTGCCAGAGAGTAAGGAACAGGCCTGAGTCAGGTGCCTGTCGGTTAGGGCCATGGCGCTACTGCACAGGCCACACGATTGAATACAAAGCCCGCCCCGCCATGCACAAGCGGGCACGGGCTTTTTTGCTTTATCATGGCACCATTCCTTTGCATGAGTTACCCATGAAATTCGCTATCGCGGTGTTCTCCCCGGCCCATGCACCGTCTTCGCGGCGAGCCCTGCGCTACGCCGAGGCAGTGCTGGCCGGCGGGCATGAGATTGCCCGGCTGTTCTTCTACCAGGACGGGGTACATAGTGCCTCGGCCAACGTGGTCGCCCCTCAGGACGAAGTGGACGTGGCCGGCCAGTGGCGTGCCTTTATCCAGGCCAACCAGCTGGACGCCGTAGTGTGCATCGCCGCCGCCCTGCGCCGTGGCGTGCTCGACGAGGCCGAGGCCAGTCGCTACCAACGCCCGGCTGTGAACCTGCCCAAACCCTGGGAACTGTCGGGGCTGGGCCAACTGCATGAGGCGGTACAGGTAGCCGATCGCCTTGTTTGCTTCGGAGGCGACTGAAATGGCCAAATCCTTGTTGATCATCAGCCGCCAAGCCCCCTGGAACGGCCCATCAGCCCGCGAGGCGCTGGACATCGCCCTGGCCGGTGGTGCGTTCGACTTGCCGCTGGGCATGCTGTTCCTCGACGACGGCGTATTCCAGCTCGCCCCGGGCCAGCAACCCACAGCCGTGCAACAGAAGAACCTGGCCGCCAACTTGCAAGCACTGCCAATGTTCGGCGTCGAGGCGTTGTTCGCCTGCAGCCACAGCATCACCCGCCGCGGCCTGGCAGCGGACACCCTTGCCCTGCCGGTACAAGTGCTGGATGACGCGGCACTGGCCGCACTGATCGCCCGTTTTGACCAAGTGGTAACGCTGTGATGACAACCCTGCATGTAATTGCCCACTCCCCGTTTGGCGACGAGCGCCTGGCCAGCTGCCTGCGCCTGCTTGGTGCCAGCGACGCCCTGCTGCTGTGCGGTGACGCGGTGTATGCCTTGTGCAGCGGCAGCGAACCGTATCGCCAGCTGCAAGCCGCCGGCATAGCCCCACGCCTGTTCGCCTTGGACGAGGACGTGCAGGCACGCGCGGTCGCCAACGCGCTGGCCACAGCCGTGGACTACGCCGGGTTCGTCGAACTGTCGCTGCACTATGACAAGGTCAACAGCTGGCTATGAATACGCTCAATATTGGTGATCAGGCGATCGCCCTGGACAAGGACGGTTTCCTGGTCGACCTGCAAGACTGGTCCCACGCCGCTGCCGAGGCATTGGCCGCGCGCGAGGGTATCCCGCTGACAGCGGACCACTGGGAGATCCTCGAACTGCTGCGCCAGTTCTACCAGGAGTACCAGCTATCCCCGGCTACGCGCCCGCTGATCAAGTACACGGCCCTGAAGCTGGGCCCGGACAAGGGCAACAGCCCGCACCTGAACCGCCTGTTCAATGGCACTCCAGCCAAACTCGCCGCCAAGCTGGCGGGCCTGCCCAAGCCGACCAACTGCATATGACCCAGCCACGCCCACTGACCTTGGAAACCCCCGCCGAACACCCGTTCGCCGAATTTGTGCGCATTCTCGGTAAAGGCAAGCGCGGCGCGCGCGGCCTAACCCGTGAGGAAGCCCATGCAGCCATGACCCTGCTGCTGGAAGGCAGGGTCGAAGACACCCAGCTCGGTGCTTTTCTCATGCTGTTGCGGCACAAGGAGGAAAGCGCCGACGAACTGGCCGGCTTCACCGAGGCCCTGCGCGCGCATCTGCAAGCACCGCGCATCGCCGTCGACCTGGACTGGCCCACTTACGCCGGCAAGAAGCGCCACCTGCCCTGGTACCTGCTGGCCGCCAAATGCCTGGCCGTCAATGGCGTACGTATTTTGATGCACGGCGGCGGTGCGCACACCGCCGGGCGCATGTACACCGAGCAGTTGCTGTCTTTGCTGGAAATCCCGCTATGCCGCGACTGGCGTTCGGTCGGCCAAACCCTGGACCAGCACCACCTGGCTTACTTCCCGCTGCAGGATTGGGCTCCGCAGTTGCAGCGCATGATCGACCTGCGCAACACCCTGGGCTTGCGCTCGCCCATCCACTCGCTGGCCAGGGTGCTCAACCCGCTGGGCGCACGTTGTGGTTTGCAGAGTATCTTCCACCCCGGTTACCAGGCGGTGCACCGCGAGGCCAGCCGCCTGCTGGGTGATCATGTCGTGGTAATCAAGGGCGATGGCGGCGAGTTGGAGGTCAACCCCGATGTCATCAGCCACCTGTACGGCACCACGGCAGGCGAAGCCTGGGATGAGGAGTGGCCGGCGCTAAGCGAACGTCGGCACGTGAAACCGCCGAGCCTGCAGCCCGAGCATTTGCTGGCAGTTTGGCGCGGCCAGGCCGAGGACAGCTATGGTGAACTGGCCGTGGTGGCGACCATGGCCCTGGCCCTGCGTGGCTTGGGCCAGGACCGCGAGCAGGCGTTCGTCACGGCACGCGCCTACTGGAGGGCGAGGAATCAATCGGATAAGTAGATGGTTTGCAGGCAGTATTTGCGCTATTTATTCGAATTATTTCCCCTAGACTGGGCTCCAACGACAAACAACTTTGTTCGAGGAGCTCACCATGGGCCTATTGATCGACGGCCGCTGGCATGACCAGTGGTACGAAAATGGCAAGGACGGCACGTTCAAACGCGAAAACGCCCAGCGCCGTCATCAGCTACCCGCTCCCGAAGCCGGCCGCTACCACCTGTATGTTTCGCTAGCATGCCCATGGGCGCACCGCACTTTGATCTTCCGCGCGCTCAAGGGCTTGGAGCCGCTGATCGACGTGTCCGTGGTCAGCTGGCTGATGCAGGACCATGGCTGGACCTTCGACCAGCAGCAAGGCTCCTCCGGTGATCACCTTGACGCCCTCGAGTACCTGCACCAGCGCTACACCCAGGATGACCCGCACTACACTGGCCGCGTTACGGTACCGGTGCTATGGGACAAGCAAGAGCAGCGCATCGTCAACAACGAGTCGTCAGAGATCATCCGCATCTTCAACAGTGCGTTCAACGAGGTGACCGGCAATAACCTCGACCTGTACCCAGAGCCACTGCGCCCGACCATCGAAGCGTTGAACGGGCGCATCTACCCGGCGGTAAACAACGGCGTGTATCGCGCAGGCTTTGCCACCGCGCAAGATGCCTACGAGGCTGCGTTCGACGATGTGTTCAACGAATTGGATTATCTGGAAGACCTGCTCAGCCGCAACCGCTACCTGGCGGGCGAATACCTGACCGAGGCTGATATACGCCTGTTTACCACCTTGGTGCGCTTCGATGCGGTGTACCACGGGCACTTCAAGTGCAACCTGCGGCGCCTGAGCGACTACCACAACCTGTCCAACTGGTTGCGTGAGTTGTACCAGTGGCCTGGGGTGGCGGGCACGGTGAACATGGAGCATATCCAGAAGCACTACTACATGAGCCACAAGACCATCAACCCGAACGGGATCGTGCCCAAAGGGCCGCTGCAGGACTTTGGCCTTGCGCATGATCGGGAACGGTTGGCGGGCAAGGGGATCTGGCAGGCTTGAGCTCGTCGGGGCTGCAAAGCAGCCCCAGCAATTTCAGCTGTTTTGCGAACCTTCGAACCAGGCCAGCTTGTCACGCAACTGCACCACTTCCCCGACAATCACCAGGGTTGGCGCATGCACTTCATGCTGGGCCACCAGGCTTGGCAAATCCGCCAGGGTACCGGTGAACACCCGCTGATTACGCGTAGTCCCCTGCTGCACCAGCGCCGCCGGGGTACTGGCCGCACGGCCGTGGCGAATCAGCTCGGCACAAATGGTCGGCAAGCCCACCAAGCCCATGTAGAACACCAGGGTCTGTGCCGGCGCCACCAGGTCATTCCATGGCAGGTTACTACTGCCGTCCTTCAAGTGCCCGGTCACGAAGCGCACCGACTGGGCATAGTCACGATGAGTCAGCGGAATTCCACCATAGGCAGAACAGCCACTGGCCGCCGTAATACCCGGCACCACCTGGAACGGGATGCCATGCTCGGCCAGCTCTTCGATCTCTTCACCACCCCGGCCAAAAATGAACGGGTCGCCGCCCTTCAGGCGCAGCACGCGTTTGCCCTGCTGGGCCAACTCGACCAGCAGGCGATTGATTTGGTCCTGCGGTACGGCATGGTCCGCGCGGCGCTTGCCCACGTAAATGCGCTCGGCATCGCGCCGGCACATCTCGATGATGGCCGGTGCCACCAGGCGGTCGTACAGCACCACGTCAGCCTGCTGCATCAGGCGCAAGGCACGGAAGGTCAGCAAATCCGGATCACCCGGCCCTGCCCCCACCAGGTACACCTCACCGCCCTGTTGCATCGGCGCACCATCGACCATCGCCTGTAGCAAGCGCTC
Proteins encoded:
- a CDS encoding SDR family oxidoreductase; its protein translation is MRDFPTPPFPSQPQHVPGSQRKMEPYPDCGEQSYTGHSRLTGKIALITGGDSGIGRAVAIAYAREGADVAIAYLNEHEDAQETARWVKAAGRQCLLLPGDLAQKQHCYDIVEKTVKQFGRIDILVNNAAFQMSHETLGEIEDDEWVKTFDTNITAIFRICQAALPSMPKGSSIINTSSVNSDDPSPKLLAYATTKGAIANFTAGLAQLLGSKGIRVNSVAPGPIWTPLIPATMPDEAVKNFGSSYPMGRPGQPVEVAPIYVLLGSDEASYISGSRYAVTGGKPIL
- a CDS encoding CinA family protein, with product MASEPVLAALSYLKDNRLILTTAESCTAGCIVALLAAVPGTGEVLESGYVVYSPSAKKRLLGVSAETIERYGLTSEAVAWEMALGALRDSDANVVIATTGVAGPAAESGIPPGTLCFAWAFAGDTPAVFTRTQRFFGERSEVMRQGALFGLTRIAHYHQRWLRGERA
- a CDS encoding DUF421 domain-containing protein, whose product is MDSILRAAGMYVALVLLFRVAGRRSLADLTTFDFVLLLIIGEATQQALLGEDFSFTNAMLVIATLIVLDVGLSLAKLSSKPLARLLDGHATLVVENGRFLHQRMRRVRLTEDDILESARDSQGIEHIEQVKFAIVERNGKISFIRVD
- a CDS encoding phospholipase D family protein produces the protein MRFKQPLLAVLLLTQFVGGCTTPNVPHEPSQALPANASALGRSIQAQVAPHQGRSGFRLFPENAEAFAARAELIRNAQSSIDLQYYIVHDGISTRILLSELLDAADRRVRVRILLDDTTSDDLERTIATLAAHPHIQIRVFNPLHLGRSTVVTRTMGRLFNLSQQHRRMHNKLWVVDNSVAIVGGRNLGDEYFDAEPSRNFTDIDMLGVGPVAQQLDQSFDQYWNNALSKPIEQFISIKPTTEDLRNLRARLNTSLEETRTQNHALYQQLMSYTTHPRLNDWRRELIWAWNKAMWDAPSKVLSNGEPAPYLLLTTQLAPELNGVTKELILVSAYMVPGKPGVVYLTRRADAGVSISLLTNSLEATDVPAAHGAYAPYRKTLLEHGVQLFELRRQSGANGDSDSGSRMFHTGSSNSSDSSLHSKAMIFDQQKAFIGSFNFDSRSLLWNTEVGVLVDDPELAGRVRELALEGMAPALSYHTRLENKQLIWDTEDNGKQHTLTEEPGSWWRHFNSWLSSTIGLEKML
- a CDS encoding DUF5329 domain-containing protein translates to MMALGFCVIAIIVDTRALAAPQATQEITRLLDFVEHSGCKFFRNGTEYSGPRARAHLEEKLHYLESKNLVKSAEDFIDLAATKSSVSGRIYEVRCSEGAEPASTWLQRELQRQRQLQ
- a CDS encoding Bax inhibitor-1/YccA family protein; translated protein: MREQDYAVHHGQQVEQQEISKVLRNTYSLLALTLAFSGVMAFVAQQMRVGYPNVFVVLIGFYGLFFLTNKLRDSAWGLVSTFALTGFMGFILGPILNRYLGMAGGAEVVSSAFAMTALVFGGLSAYVLITRKDMSFLSGFITAGFFVLLGAVVASLFFQISGLQLAISAGFVLFSSVCILFQTSAIIHGGERNYIMATISLYVSIYNLFVSLLQLFGIMGRDD
- a CDS encoding nucleobase:cation symporter-2 family protein — its product is MSSHEHSPGAAAPANELVLGLEDKPRLLIGLLAALQHLLAIIVPIVTPGLLICQALGVSARDTNLIVSMSLVISGIATFVQCKRFGPFGAGLLIVQGTSFNFVGPLIAGGALMVKQGTPVEGVMAAIFGVVIAGSFVEMGVSRILPFVKRLITPLVTGIVVLMIGLTLIKVGLISMGGGFGAMANGTFANGENLLLSGVVLAIIVILNRIPVVWMRSCAIVIALAVGYALAGYMGRLDFTGMHEAALFQVPTPLHFGLSFSWALFIPMLVIYLVTSLEAIGDVTATSKVSRQPVEGPLWMQRIKGGVLVNGANSLLAGLFNTFPSSIFAQNNGVIQLTGIASRHIGMWIAVMLVLLGLFPSVAGVIQAVPEPVLGGAAMVMFGAVAASGINILASTRLDRRALLIISVSLALGLGVAQVPEFLAHMPAAIRNVLESGVATGGICALVLNWFLPESKEQA
- the tusD gene encoding sulfurtransferase complex subunit TusD, translated to MKFAIAVFSPAHAPSSRRALRYAEAVLAGGHEIARLFFYQDGVHSASANVVAPQDEVDVAGQWRAFIQANQLDAVVCIAAALRRGVLDEAEASRYQRPAVNLPKPWELSGLGQLHEAVQVADRLVCFGGD
- the tusC gene encoding sulfurtransferase complex subunit TusC, whose amino-acid sequence is MAKSLLIISRQAPWNGPSAREALDIALAGGAFDLPLGMLFLDDGVFQLAPGQQPTAVQQKNLAANLQALPMFGVEALFACSHSITRRGLAADTLALPVQVLDDAALAALIARFDQVVTL
- the tusB gene encoding sulfurtransferase complex subunit TusB, which encodes MTTLHVIAHSPFGDERLASCLRLLGASDALLLCGDAVYALCSGSEPYRQLQAAGIAPRLFALDEDVQARAVANALATAVDYAGFVELSLHYDKVNSWL
- a CDS encoding TusE/DsrC/DsvC family sulfur relay protein; protein product: MNTLNIGDQAIALDKDGFLVDLQDWSHAAAEALAAREGIPLTADHWEILELLRQFYQEYQLSPATRPLIKYTALKLGPDKGNSPHLNRLFNGTPAKLAAKLAGLPKPTNCI
- a CDS encoding glycosyl transferase family protein: MTQPRPLTLETPAEHPFAEFVRILGKGKRGARGLTREEAHAAMTLLLEGRVEDTQLGAFLMLLRHKEESADELAGFTEALRAHLQAPRIAVDLDWPTYAGKKRHLPWYLLAAKCLAVNGVRILMHGGGAHTAGRMYTEQLLSLLEIPLCRDWRSVGQTLDQHHLAYFPLQDWAPQLQRMIDLRNTLGLRSPIHSLARVLNPLGARCGLQSIFHPGYQAVHREASRLLGDHVVVIKGDGGELEVNPDVISHLYGTTAGEAWDEEWPALSERRHVKPPSLQPEHLLAVWRGQAEDSYGELAVVATMALALRGLGQDREQAFVTARAYWRARNQSDK
- a CDS encoding glutathione S-transferase family protein, producing the protein MGLLIDGRWHDQWYENGKDGTFKRENAQRRHQLPAPEAGRYHLYVSLACPWAHRTLIFRALKGLEPLIDVSVVSWLMQDHGWTFDQQQGSSGDHLDALEYLHQRYTQDDPHYTGRVTVPVLWDKQEQRIVNNESSEIIRIFNSAFNEVTGNNLDLYPEPLRPTIEALNGRIYPAVNNGVYRAGFATAQDAYEAAFDDVFNELDYLEDLLSRNRYLAGEYLTEADIRLFTTLVRFDAVYHGHFKCNLRRLSDYHNLSNWLRELYQWPGVAGTVNMEHIQKHYYMSHKTINPNGIVPKGPLQDFGLAHDRERLAGKGIWQA